A single Microbacterium sulfonylureivorans DNA region contains:
- a CDS encoding DUF4396 domain-containing protein, with protein MTMDHGHAGHHAGDEGAAPHPHAHAAASPRGLNRMAVSATLHCLTGCAIGEILGLIIGTAVGLSTGWTVVLAVALAFLFGYALSTLPLLRSGVALGTALSVVLAADTLSIATMEVVDNAVMALIPGAMDAGLVNVVFWIGMLIALTAAFFAAYPVNRALLKRGKGHALTHEYHSTAAPTGARRFIPNLSSGLLVGIIVSFMLGGLLVATAATLEGAGTDPHAAAATLD; from the coding sequence ATGACCATGGACCACGGACATGCAGGTCACCACGCCGGCGACGAGGGGGCGGCGCCGCACCCGCACGCGCACGCAGCGGCATCCCCTCGCGGCCTGAACCGGATGGCGGTGAGCGCGACGCTGCACTGCCTCACCGGCTGCGCGATCGGCGAGATCCTGGGCCTCATCATCGGAACGGCCGTCGGGCTGTCGACCGGCTGGACCGTCGTCCTCGCGGTCGCCCTCGCCTTCCTGTTCGGCTACGCGCTCTCCACGCTGCCGCTGCTGCGCTCGGGAGTGGCCCTGGGCACCGCGCTGAGCGTGGTCCTGGCGGCCGACACTCTGTCGATCGCGACGATGGAGGTCGTCGACAATGCCGTGATGGCCCTGATTCCAGGTGCGATGGATGCCGGTCTCGTCAACGTCGTGTTCTGGATCGGCATGCTGATCGCACTCACGGCGGCGTTCTTCGCCGCGTACCCCGTCAACCGGGCCCTTCTCAAGCGGGGGAAGGGCCACGCCCTCACCCACGAGTACCACAGCACCGCCGCACCGACGGGGGCGCGCCGGTTCATCCCGAACCTCTCGTCCGGGCTGCTCGTCGGGATCATCGTGAGCTTCATGCTCGGCGGGCTTCTGGTGGCCACCGCTGCGACGCTGGAGGGCGCGGGCACCGACCCGCATGCCGCGGCGGCGACCCTCGACTGA
- a CDS encoding RibD family protein — MIRPYVTLSCAMSIDGYLDSEAPRRLAMSNAEDFDRVDRLRADSDAIMVGASTVRRDDPRLLVRSADRRRQRVADGRTISPWKVTVTASGDLPVDSSFFTAGDVDKIVYCPRAEGPRIAQLLGARATVVALRDQVTMRDVAHDLAGRGVRRLMVEGGGRLHTQFLREDIADELQLVIAPFFVGESQAPRFVEPGAFPWTASRRARLADTRRIGDVVLLRYALSDRFGAEGSFAAVAAGADGAARVGADRDRTA, encoded by the coding sequence ATGATCCGGCCGTATGTGACGCTCAGCTGCGCGATGTCGATCGACGGGTATCTCGACAGCGAGGCGCCGCGGCGCCTGGCGATGTCCAACGCCGAGGACTTCGATCGTGTCGACCGGCTCCGCGCCGACAGCGACGCGATCATGGTCGGCGCGTCGACCGTGCGGCGGGACGATCCCCGTCTGCTGGTGCGCAGCGCGGATCGCCGGCGGCAGCGCGTCGCCGACGGCCGGACCATATCGCCGTGGAAGGTCACCGTCACGGCGAGCGGCGACCTTCCGGTGGACTCGTCGTTCTTCACCGCCGGCGACGTGGACAAGATCGTCTACTGCCCGCGCGCAGAGGGGCCACGGATCGCCCAGCTCCTCGGCGCACGCGCGACGGTGGTCGCCCTTCGCGATCAGGTGACGATGCGCGACGTGGCGCACGACCTCGCCGGACGCGGCGTGCGAAGACTCATGGTCGAGGGCGGGGGAAGGCTGCACACCCAGTTCCTCCGCGAGGACATCGCGGACGAGCTGCAGCTCGTGATCGCGCCCTTCTTCGTCGGGGAATCCCAGGCGCCGAGGTTCGTCGAGCCGGGGGCTTTCCCGTGGACGGCGTCGCGGCGGGCGCGGCTGGCCGACACCCGGCGGATCGGCGACGTGGTCCTGCTGCGCTACGCGCTCTCCGACCGCTTCGGGGCGGAAGGGTCGTTCGCCGCCGTCGCCGCCGGGGCCGACGGCGCCGCCCGGGTGGGCGCGGACCGTGACCGGACAGCGTGA
- a CDS encoding FAD-dependent oxidoreductase, whose product MTLLDLTPRAVDADRVSTLPVAIIGAGPIGLAAAANLVERGIDFVVYEAGDEVAASVRAWGHTRLFSPWRHLVDPASRRLLEESGWELPDPERAPTGTELVEKYVAPLAEVDAIASRVRLGVEVLGVSREGMDRTRTRARAATPFAVRIRTRDGEVEDVPARAVIDASGTYLSPNSLSSSGLELLGMSDIADAVTAALPDVLGRDRAMFAGRHTTVVGAGHSAANTLLALAELARQEPATRVTWLIRNAQAVRVSSSADDELADRARLGSRVDRAVADGRITVLDGFEIIRGRRAADGVELVGHRRGEVVAHRTDVVVNATGFRPNLEILREIRLELDDIVEAPRRLAPLIDPNVHSCGTVEPHGFRELTHPEQGFFIVGMKSYGRAPTFLLATGYEQVRSVTAWLAGDTASAANVELVLPATGVCSTDIGDGGGCCS is encoded by the coding sequence GTGACCCTGCTCGACCTGACACCGCGCGCCGTCGACGCCGACCGGGTGTCGACCCTTCCCGTCGCGATCATCGGCGCCGGACCGATCGGCCTGGCGGCGGCGGCGAATCTCGTCGAACGAGGCATCGACTTCGTCGTGTACGAAGCCGGTGACGAGGTCGCTGCGAGCGTGCGGGCGTGGGGGCACACCAGGCTGTTCTCGCCGTGGAGGCATCTCGTCGATCCGGCGTCGCGCCGGCTGCTCGAGGAGAGCGGCTGGGAGCTGCCCGACCCGGAGCGCGCCCCGACGGGGACGGAGCTCGTCGAGAAGTACGTGGCGCCCCTCGCCGAGGTCGACGCGATCGCCTCCCGCGTCCGGCTCGGGGTCGAGGTTCTCGGAGTCTCGCGGGAGGGCATGGATCGCACCCGCACCCGGGCGCGCGCGGCGACGCCCTTCGCGGTACGCATCCGCACCCGCGACGGAGAGGTCGAAGACGTTCCGGCTCGTGCCGTGATCGACGCCTCGGGCACCTACCTCTCGCCCAACTCGCTGTCCTCGAGCGGTCTCGAGCTGCTCGGCATGTCCGACATCGCCGACGCGGTCACCGCGGCGCTGCCCGACGTCCTCGGCCGCGATCGCGCGATGTTCGCGGGTCGCCACACGACCGTCGTCGGCGCAGGCCACTCGGCCGCCAATACGCTGCTCGCGCTGGCCGAGCTGGCCCGTCAGGAGCCCGCGACCCGCGTCACCTGGCTGATCCGCAACGCCCAGGCCGTCCGGGTGTCCTCCAGCGCGGACGACGAGCTCGCCGATCGCGCGCGACTCGGCAGCCGGGTGGACCGGGCCGTCGCCGACGGCCGGATCACGGTTCTCGACGGCTTCGAGATCATCCGCGGCCGTCGAGCGGCCGACGGCGTCGAGCTGGTCGGACACCGCCGCGGCGAGGTCGTCGCGCACCGCACCGATGTCGTCGTCAACGCGACCGGATTCCGGCCGAACCTCGAGATCCTGCGCGAGATCCGGCTCGAACTCGACGACATCGTCGAGGCGCCCAGACGCCTCGCGCCCCTCATCGATCCGAACGTCCACTCCTGCGGCACGGTCGAGCCGCACGGCTTCCGCGAGCTCACCCACCCGGAGCAGGGGTTCTTCATCGTCGGCATGAAGTCCTACGGCCGTGCCCCGACGTTCCTTCTCGCGACCGGATACGAGCAGGTCCGCTCGGTCACTGCCTGGCTCGCGGGTGACACCGCCTCCGCGGCGAACGTCGAGCTCGTGCTGCCGGCGACGGGCGTGTGCTCGACGGACATCGGCGACGGAGGCGGCTGCTGCTCGTGA
- a CDS encoding zinc-dependent alcohol dehydrogenase — protein sequence MMGTAYWVEAAGRGALREAPVPVPGEGEVLVRTLWTGISRGTESIVLRGEVPLGEAERMRAPFQEGDFPAPVKYGYLNVGVVEQGPTGLVGQTVFTLFPHQSAFVVPSSAVAVVPGGVPARRAVLAGAVETAVNILWDASPLVGDRITVVGAGMIGCAVARLARGIPGVEVVVVDVDRAKADVCERLGVAYAHPDDAPRDRDIVIDTSASGDGLQVAIDSAATEGEIVEASWFGDRAATVRLGGAFHSRRLTIRSSQVGTVAPRRRGSRSTGDRLALALELLQDPAFDHLLTGDTSWRELPDVMAGIAAGTSPGLCHTIDWRDSE from the coding sequence ATGATGGGCACGGCGTACTGGGTGGAGGCCGCGGGCCGCGGGGCGCTTCGGGAGGCCCCGGTGCCGGTGCCGGGTGAGGGCGAGGTGCTGGTCCGGACGCTCTGGACCGGCATCAGCCGGGGCACCGAGTCGATCGTGCTCCGGGGCGAGGTGCCGCTGGGCGAGGCAGAGCGAATGCGGGCCCCGTTCCAGGAGGGCGACTTCCCCGCGCCCGTGAAGTACGGGTACCTGAACGTCGGCGTGGTCGAGCAGGGGCCTACCGGGCTCGTCGGGCAGACCGTGTTCACGCTGTTTCCGCATCAGTCCGCCTTCGTCGTCCCCTCCTCCGCCGTCGCGGTCGTCCCCGGCGGGGTTCCCGCGCGGCGTGCGGTGCTCGCGGGTGCGGTCGAGACGGCGGTGAACATCCTGTGGGATGCCTCACCCCTCGTGGGCGATCGGATCACCGTGGTCGGCGCGGGGATGATCGGGTGCGCCGTCGCCCGGCTGGCACGCGGCATTCCGGGGGTCGAGGTCGTCGTCGTCGATGTCGACCGGGCGAAGGCGGACGTGTGCGAGCGCCTCGGCGTGGCCTACGCCCACCCGGACGACGCTCCGCGGGATCGCGACATCGTGATCGACACGAGCGCGTCCGGCGACGGCCTGCAGGTCGCCATAGACAGCGCGGCGACCGAGGGCGAGATCGTCGAGGCCAGCTGGTTCGGGGATCGCGCCGCGACGGTCCGGCTGGGCGGTGCCTTCCATTCCCGGCGCCTGACGATCCGCTCGAGCCAGGTCGGAACGGTCGCGCCGCGCCGCCGCGGGAGTCGCTCGACGGGCGACCGGCTCGCCCTCGCCCTGGAGCTGCTGCAGGACCCCGCGTTCGACCATCTGCTCACGGGCGACACGTCGTGGCGAGAACTGCCCGACGTCATGGCGGGCATCGCCGCGGGGACGTCGCCCGGTCTGTGCCACACGATCGACTGGAGGGACTCGGAATGA
- a CDS encoding glycosyltransferase family 4 protein — protein sequence MIAPESVVWFVVPEGFDDPERVSGGSVYDQRVGAELRRIGWDVRTVETPAGDAGGDPFERVPDGGLVLVDGLVAICAPDAIEAAACRVRVVALVHMAAAAFADVDDGTVEGERRALPHAHRVIVASEWLKDELVRRGLSTPGRLVVARPGSDAAVSAAEGTSSGASLLCVGVVAPHKGQDTLVEALAELGSQTEWTCTFAGSVTSEHDFAARVAAQAAEAGISERITWAGVLSAHELDAAYAGADVLIAPSRTESYGIAVGDALRRGIPVIASRVGGIPEAAHPPDAAILVPPQDRRALGDALRRWIEDPALRATMSTAARRAAPSRTRWTDTARTIHTALAGLS from the coding sequence GTGATCGCACCCGAGTCGGTCGTCTGGTTCGTCGTGCCCGAGGGGTTCGACGATCCCGAGCGCGTGAGCGGAGGCAGCGTCTACGACCAGCGGGTGGGCGCGGAGCTGCGCCGGATCGGCTGGGACGTGCGGACGGTCGAGACGCCAGCCGGGGACGCCGGCGGAGATCCGTTCGAGCGCGTCCCCGACGGCGGTCTCGTCCTGGTCGACGGTCTCGTCGCGATCTGCGCGCCGGACGCGATCGAGGCCGCCGCCTGCCGGGTGCGCGTCGTCGCGCTCGTGCACATGGCCGCTGCGGCATTCGCCGACGTCGACGACGGGACAGTCGAGGGCGAGCGGAGGGCGCTCCCTCATGCACACCGTGTCATCGTCGCCAGCGAGTGGCTCAAGGACGAGCTCGTCCGGCGGGGGCTCAGCACGCCCGGGCGCCTCGTGGTGGCGCGGCCGGGTTCGGACGCGGCGGTGTCGGCGGCGGAGGGCACCTCTTCCGGAGCGTCGCTGCTGTGCGTGGGGGTCGTCGCCCCGCACAAGGGTCAGGACACGCTCGTCGAGGCGCTCGCGGAGCTGGGCTCGCAGACGGAATGGACGTGCACGTTCGCCGGGTCGGTCACGAGCGAGCACGACTTCGCAGCGCGGGTCGCCGCCCAGGCGGCCGAGGCCGGAATCTCGGAGCGGATCACGTGGGCGGGGGTGCTGAGCGCGCACGAGCTCGACGCCGCGTACGCCGGCGCCGACGTGCTGATCGCGCCGTCGCGGACGGAGAGCTATGGGATCGCCGTCGGCGACGCGCTCCGGCGCGGCATCCCGGTGATCGCCAGCCGCGTCGGAGGCATCCCCGAGGCCGCGCACCCGCCTGACGCAGCCATTCTGGTGCCACCGCAGGACCGGCGTGCGCTCGGAGACGCGCTGCGGCGATGGATCGAGGACCCCGCGCTCCGCGCGACGATGTCGACCGCGGCGAGGCGCGCCGCCCCGAGCCGGACGCGCTGGACCGACACGGCCCGCACGATCCACACGGCGCTCGCGGGGCTGTCGTGA
- a CDS encoding formylglycine-generating enzyme family protein, with amino-acid sequence MVLIAGGDFRMGSDEFYADEAPVHLRSVPSFRIDRFEVTNEDYARFVDETGYVTVAERALDPADFPGADPVDLVPGSMVFTPTAGPVDLRDWRSWWRWQPGAYWRQPLGPESSIVERMRHPVVHIAFEDAATYAEWAGKRLPTEAEHEYAARGGLDGARFAWGSEPYPDGRPLANSWLGRFPFENKGVGDAAPVGSYPPNGFGLYDMTGNVWEWTSDFYTPRHLRLTDRPVDPGRRQNLLATASAEDGSTTPRRVLKGGSHLCSPDYCLRFRPAARSPQAEDTGMSHIGFRCAVDA; translated from the coding sequence ATGGTGCTCATCGCGGGCGGCGACTTCCGCATGGGCTCGGACGAGTTCTACGCGGACGAGGCCCCCGTGCACCTCCGCTCGGTGCCGTCGTTCCGGATCGATCGGTTCGAGGTGACGAACGAGGACTACGCCCGGTTCGTCGACGAAACCGGCTACGTCACGGTCGCGGAGCGCGCACTCGACCCGGCCGACTTCCCCGGGGCCGACCCCGTCGACCTCGTGCCGGGATCGATGGTGTTCACTCCGACGGCGGGCCCCGTCGACCTGCGCGACTGGCGCAGCTGGTGGCGGTGGCAGCCCGGCGCGTACTGGCGTCAGCCACTCGGCCCCGAGTCGTCCATCGTCGAGCGGATGAGGCATCCCGTCGTCCATATCGCGTTCGAGGATGCGGCGACCTATGCCGAATGGGCCGGCAAGCGGCTCCCGACCGAGGCCGAGCACGAGTACGCCGCCCGCGGAGGGCTCGACGGGGCGCGGTTCGCGTGGGGCTCCGAGCCGTACCCCGACGGCCGGCCGCTGGCGAACTCGTGGCTGGGCCGGTTCCCCTTCGAGAACAAGGGCGTGGGGGATGCCGCGCCCGTCGGGTCCTACCCGCCCAACGGCTTCGGGCTGTACGACATGACCGGCAACGTGTGGGAGTGGACGTCCGACTTCTACACGCCGCGGCACCTGCGGCTGACCGACCGGCCCGTCGACCCCGGCAGGCGGCAGAACCTGCTCGCCACCGCGAGCGCCGAGGACGGCTCCACGACACCGCGCCGCGTCCTCAAGGGCGGATCCCACCTGTGCTCGCCCGACTACTGCCTCCGATTCCGCCCCGCCGCGCGCTCCCCGCAGGCGGAGGACACCGGGATGTCGCACATCGGCTTCCGGTGCGCCGTCGACGCCTAG
- a CDS encoding ArsR/SmtB family transcription factor: protein MTTIVDVTDVTAGACCAPLVREPLTAAEADQLATTMKALADPTRLRLLSIVAASEDSEACVCDLIEPVGLSQPTVSHHLKILTAAGFLTRSKRGTWAYFTLVPGALDRVSKLLVAS, encoded by the coding sequence ATGACCACGATCGTCGACGTCACCGACGTTACCGCCGGAGCGTGCTGCGCACCGCTCGTGCGCGAGCCGCTGACCGCCGCCGAGGCCGACCAGCTGGCCACGACGATGAAGGCCCTCGCCGACCCCACGAGGCTGCGACTGCTGTCCATCGTGGCGGCGTCGGAGGACTCCGAGGCCTGCGTCTGCGATCTGATCGAGCCGGTCGGTCTGAGCCAGCCCACGGTGTCGCATCACCTCAAGATCCTGACCGCCGCCGGCTTCCTCACCCGCAGCAAGCGCGGCACGTGGGCGTACTTCACACTGGTTCCCGGCGCGCTCGACCGCGTCTCGAAGCTTCTCGTCGCCTCGTGA
- a CDS encoding lysylphosphatidylglycerol synthase domain-containing protein, with the protein MSAVIARLRRGGTAPRWQPWVRAAVGAGILVSIVAAAGAEPFVRGFMSVSPPAVAAAMLLAAAATVAASWRWRILAGRLGLRLGWGESVAAYYRSQFLNSVLPGGVVGDVDRAVAHGRSVDQVAHAARAVAVERASGQAVQFVLAIALVVSIGISAYAPVMALLLVSFAVVVVTVAISAASPRVRVVLVREASILRTAFGSVGTVLGVAAASAVVVTAHIATFLVACAAVGVAASPEQVTVAAIVPVLASSIPLSIGGWGPREGAAAWAFGAVGLGAAAGITAATAYGVLAMIAVAPGAVVVTVSLLRRRATAGVAGRAAP; encoded by the coding sequence ATGAGCGCGGTGATCGCTCGGCTCCGGCGCGGCGGGACCGCGCCGCGGTGGCAGCCGTGGGTCCGCGCGGCCGTGGGTGCCGGCATCCTCGTCTCGATCGTGGCGGCCGCGGGCGCCGAGCCCTTCGTCCGCGGATTCATGTCGGTGTCACCACCGGCTGTCGCCGCCGCGATGCTCCTCGCCGCGGCAGCCACCGTCGCGGCGTCCTGGCGGTGGCGCATCCTCGCAGGGCGCCTCGGCCTGCGGCTGGGCTGGGGGGAGTCCGTCGCCGCCTACTATCGCTCGCAGTTCCTCAACTCCGTGCTGCCGGGCGGCGTGGTCGGCGACGTGGACCGCGCGGTGGCGCACGGGCGCAGCGTCGACCAGGTGGCACACGCCGCACGCGCCGTCGCGGTCGAGCGCGCATCGGGGCAGGCGGTCCAGTTCGTGCTCGCGATCGCCCTGGTGGTGTCGATCGGAATCTCGGCCTACGCTCCGGTCATGGCACTGCTGCTCGTGTCGTTCGCCGTCGTCGTCGTGACGGTGGCGATCTCCGCGGCGAGCCCCCGGGTGCGAGTGGTGCTCGTTCGCGAGGCATCCATCCTCCGCACCGCGTTCGGCTCCGTCGGGACGGTCCTGGGCGTGGCCGCGGCATCCGCGGTGGTGGTCACCGCTCACATCGCGACCTTCCTTGTCGCCTGTGCCGCCGTGGGGGTCGCCGCGTCGCCGGAGCAGGTGACGGTCGCCGCGATCGTCCCCGTGCTCGCGTCTTCCATCCCGCTGAGCATCGGCGGCTGGGGGCCGCGCGAGGGAGCAGCCGCGTGGGCCTTCGGCGCCGTGGGGCTGGGTGCTGCGGCCGGGATCACGGCCGCGACCGCCTATGGCGTGCTGGCGATGATCGCGGTCGCGCCCGGTGCCGTCGTCGTGACCGTCTCGCTGCTGCGCCGCCGCGCGACGGCCGGAGTCGCCGGGCGGGCCGCACCATGA
- a CDS encoding aquaporin, producing the protein MSRTARAAAGEFLGSAGLAAVVVGSGIAAQRLSPGDVGLQLFENAFATALGLTVLILVFATVSGAHFNPVVTLVDITLHRRTWSTAVVYLPAQILGCIAGAILANVMFAAPAVAWSTTDRSAWPLLISEVVATAGLILVIFALVRTGRSHLAAPAVGAYIGAAYFFTSSTSFANPAITIGRMFTDTFAGISPISVLPFIGAQLAGAALGFAAVRLLFPVAAPEPAHARG; encoded by the coding sequence GTGAGCCGCACCGCACGCGCCGCCGCGGGAGAATTCCTCGGCAGCGCAGGACTCGCCGCGGTCGTCGTCGGATCCGGCATCGCCGCGCAGCGCCTCTCTCCCGGCGACGTCGGTCTGCAGCTCTTCGAGAACGCGTTCGCCACCGCCCTCGGGCTCACCGTCCTCATCCTGGTGTTCGCCACCGTCTCCGGCGCCCATTTCAACCCCGTGGTGACCCTCGTCGACATCACGCTGCACCGCCGGACGTGGTCGACGGCGGTGGTCTACCTGCCCGCGCAGATCCTCGGCTGCATCGCCGGCGCGATCCTCGCCAACGTCATGTTCGCCGCACCCGCCGTCGCCTGGAGCACGACCGATCGGTCGGCGTGGCCCCTGCTGATCTCCGAGGTCGTCGCGACCGCGGGCCTCATCCTCGTCATCTTCGCCCTGGTCCGCACCGGGCGCTCGCACCTCGCCGCACCCGCCGTCGGCGCATACATCGGCGCGGCGTACTTCTTCACCTCCTCCACGAGCTTCGCCAACCCGGCGATCACGATCGGGCGCATGTTCACCGACACCTTCGCCGGTATCTCCCCCATATCCGTGCTGCCGTTCATCGGCGCGCAGCTCGCGGGCGCCGCACTCGGCTTCGCCGCGGTGCGCCTGCTCTTCCCCGTCGCGGCGCCCGAGCCGGCCCACGCACGCGGCTGA
- a CDS encoding 6-pyruvoyl trahydropterin synthase family protein, giving the protein MTYSVTVRDHMMIAHSLAGEAFGPAQRLHGATYVVDATFRAPALDADGVVVDIGRAADALHGILAALSYRNLDEEPEFAGVNTTTERLCSVIAERLVLAVRTDGLGGGGVSGIVVTMRESHIAWASFEVEL; this is encoded by the coding sequence ATGACGTACTCCGTCACCGTTCGCGACCACATGATGATCGCCCACAGCCTCGCCGGTGAGGCGTTCGGTCCGGCGCAGCGTCTGCACGGCGCGACGTACGTCGTGGACGCCACCTTCCGCGCCCCCGCTCTCGACGCCGACGGCGTCGTGGTCGACATCGGTCGTGCGGCGGACGCGCTGCACGGCATCCTGGCGGCGCTGTCGTACCGCAACCTCGACGAAGAGCCGGAGTTCGCCGGCGTGAACACGACGACCGAGCGCCTCTGCAGCGTCATCGCCGAGCGCCTCGTCCTCGCAGTGCGCACGGACGGGCTCGGCGGTGGGGGTGTGTCCGGCATCGTCGTCACTATGCGCGAGTCGCACATCGCGTGGGCCTCGTTCGAGGTGGAGCTGTGA
- a CDS encoding DUF1206 domain-containing protein → MTTPKAAARAAHDSTVFRTIARIGFVVLGIVHAVIGGIAISIATGGGGEADQGGAMEQIRSTPAGVILLWVIGLGLLALAIWQIAEAFLERNPDTKKKWGYRVKYIGTAVAYLAIAFTAVVYALGGQSDSSESSQTFSATLLSTPAGVFLLAAVGVVVVAIGVAFIVRGFTRAFEKHLDLPSGAARKGIVTFGVVGYVAKGIAISVAGVLFVVAAFTHDAEAAGGLDAALHTLAELPLGTFVLWVVGAGLVIYGLFCFARARYARM, encoded by the coding sequence GTGACCACCCCGAAGGCCGCGGCTCGCGCGGCGCACGATTCCACCGTCTTCCGCACGATCGCACGCATCGGATTCGTCGTGCTCGGCATCGTCCACGCCGTCATCGGAGGAATCGCGATCTCGATCGCGACCGGCGGTGGCGGGGAGGCCGATCAGGGCGGTGCGATGGAGCAGATCCGCTCGACGCCCGCGGGAGTCATCCTGCTCTGGGTCATCGGCCTCGGACTGCTCGCCCTCGCGATCTGGCAGATCGCGGAGGCGTTCCTCGAGCGCAACCCCGACACCAAGAAGAAGTGGGGCTACCGCGTCAAGTACATCGGAACGGCCGTCGCCTACCTCGCGATCGCGTTCACGGCCGTCGTCTACGCCCTCGGGGGGCAGTCGGATTCGTCGGAGTCGTCGCAGACCTTCAGCGCGACCCTGCTGTCGACGCCGGCGGGTGTCTTCCTCCTCGCCGCTGTCGGCGTCGTCGTCGTCGCGATCGGCGTGGCGTTCATCGTGCGGGGGTTCACGCGGGCGTTCGAGAAGCACCTGGATCTGCCGAGCGGCGCGGCCCGCAAGGGCATCGTCACCTTCGGCGTGGTCGGCTACGTCGCCAAGGGGATCGCCATCTCCGTCGCCGGGGTCCTGTTCGTCGTCGCCGCGTTCACGCATGACGCCGAGGCCGCCGGCGGACTGGACGCCGCGCTCCACACGCTGGCCGAGCTGCCGCTGGGCACCTTCGTGCTCTGGGTCGTCGGGGCGGGACTCGTGATCTACGGGCTGTTCTGCTTCGCACGGGCGCGGTACGCCCGGATGTGA
- a CDS encoding SAM-dependent methyltransferase has translation MSTVIPVSADWLTLRESADADSRSRLLALRAGRMLRPPLVVHDLGSGTGSMVRWCAPLLPGPQTWVLHDWNEALLDHAARASARDRDGATVTMRTRIGELGDLRENDLVGASLVTASALLDVLTAGEVGAIVAACLAAAAPVLLALSVTGRVTIDPVDAGDRVFEAAFNDHQRRTGGDRTLLGPDAAPAVAELFRSAGWSVRVDESSWRLDARSRALIEEWIDGWLGAGVAQRPALGEWATEYARARSAQIAADGLRVVVHHVDLLAWPP, from the coding sequence GTGAGCACGGTGATCCCGGTGTCGGCCGACTGGCTCACCCTGCGGGAGAGCGCGGACGCCGACTCGCGTTCGCGCCTGCTCGCCCTGCGTGCGGGAAGGATGCTGCGTCCACCCCTCGTCGTGCACGATCTCGGCAGCGGAACGGGGTCGATGGTGCGCTGGTGCGCGCCGTTGCTTCCGGGACCTCAGACGTGGGTGCTGCACGACTGGAACGAGGCGCTCCTCGACCACGCGGCGAGGGCGTCTGCTCGCGATCGCGACGGTGCGACAGTCACGATGCGCACCCGGATCGGCGAACTCGGAGACCTCCGGGAGAACGATCTCGTCGGAGCGTCGCTGGTCACGGCTTCGGCGCTGCTCGACGTGCTCACCGCCGGGGAGGTGGGAGCGATCGTGGCCGCCTGCCTCGCCGCCGCAGCGCCCGTCCTGCTCGCGCTCTCGGTGACGGGGCGCGTGACGATAGACCCCGTCGACGCGGGCGACCGGGTCTTCGAGGCGGCCTTCAACGACCACCAACGGCGAACGGGCGGCGATCGGACCCTGCTCGGGCCGGATGCCGCTCCCGCGGTGGCCGAGCTCTTCCGTTCCGCGGGCTGGTCGGTGCGCGTCGACGAGTCGTCGTGGCGACTGGATGCCCGCTCCCGCGCGCTCATCGAGGAGTGGATCGACGGATGGCTCGGCGCCGGCGTCGCGCAGCGGCCGGCGCTCGGGGAGTGGGCGACGGAGTACGCGCGGGCGCGCTCCGCGCAGATCGCGGCCGACGGGCTGCGAGTCGTCGTGCACCACGTCGACCTGCTCGCGTGGCCGCCATGA
- a CDS encoding CDP-alcohol phosphatidyltransferase family protein, producing MPKVHLAPLSSIAAGLLGLFAVDSVSPLSAAGWTAGLLYLVVSNGLLARGLRRSGMTAFGWGNAATAARSTLVALVTALVATSFSSSVSVALLIVLASIALVLDAVDGWLARRTRTESALGARFDMEVDAFLLLALSAYVAPALGAWVLAIGMLRYAFVVGGWLVPWMRAPLPPRYWRKVVTAVAGIALVVAASGIPPAWACTGAALIALALLLESFGRDVLWLAARRRVETTRVEAGHRRNGADR from the coding sequence ATGCCGAAAGTTCATCTCGCTCCGCTCTCGTCGATCGCGGCGGGGCTGCTCGGCCTGTTCGCGGTCGACAGCGTCTCCCCGCTCTCCGCGGCCGGATGGACCGCCGGACTCCTCTACCTTGTCGTGTCGAACGGACTGCTCGCCAGGGGGTTGCGCCGCAGCGGGATGACCGCGTTCGGCTGGGGCAACGCGGCCACGGCCGCGCGGTCGACGCTCGTGGCCCTCGTCACCGCTCTCGTCGCGACGTCGTTCTCCTCATCCGTGTCGGTGGCGCTCCTGATCGTGCTCGCGAGCATCGCACTGGTGCTCGACGCGGTGGACGGGTGGCTCGCTCGACGCACGCGCACCGAGAGCGCGCTCGGCGCCCGGTTCGACATGGAGGTGGATGCCTTCCTCCTCCTCGCGCTCAGCGCGTACGTCGCGCCCGCGCTGGGTGCGTGGGTGCTCGCGATCGGGATGCTGCGCTACGCGTTCGTCGTCGGGGGATGGCTCGTGCCATGGATGCGGGCGCCGCTGCCGCCGCGCTACTGGCGCAAGGTGGTCACCGCCGTCGCCGGGATCGCGCTGGTCGTCGCGGCATCCGGGATCCCGCCCGCGTGGGCCTGCACGGGCGCGGCCCTGATCGCGCTCGCACTGCTGCTGGAGTCGTTCGGGAGGGACGTGCTCTGGCTCGCCGCCCGGCGGCGTGTCGAGACCACCCGCGTCGAAGCGGGTCACCGAAGGAATGGAGCGGACCGATGA